One stretch of Gopherus flavomarginatus isolate rGopFla2 chromosome 2, rGopFla2.mat.asm, whole genome shotgun sequence DNA includes these proteins:
- the LOC127045681 gene encoding DNA replication licensing factor MCM4-like, protein MSSPASTPSRRGSKRGRSTNPRLVSATFPYRGFASTAIREAKDALASEQSLEQKLVIWGTDVNVASCKVKFQGILLQLFGGSRKDFSHTGRGNFRAEINILLCGDPGTSKSQLLQYVYNLVPRGQYTSGKGSSAVDLHWCNEGPRDKAVGSADRCSGSQ, encoded by the exons ATGTCCTCGCCGGCCTCCACACCGAGCCGCCGCGGCAGCAAGCGCGGGCGGAGCACCAACCCCAGACTCGTAAGTGCAACTTTTCCCTACAGAGGCTTTGCCAGCACAGCTATACGGGAAG CAAAGGATGCATTGGCAAGTGAACAATCTCTTGAACAAAAGCTTGTGATCTGGGGAACAGATGTTAACGTAGCTTCATGCAAAGTTAAGTTCCAG GGCATTCTGCTTCAACTATTCGGGGGATCAAGAAAAGATTTCAGTCATACGGGAAGAGGCAATTTTCGTGCTGAGATCAACATTCTTCTGTGTGGTGATCCTGGCACTAGTAAATCACAGCTGCTTCAATATGTCTATAACCTGGTTCCTAGAGGCCAGTACACATCAGGGAAGGGCTCTAGTGCAGTTGATCTTCATTGGTGTAATGAAGGACCCAGAGACAAGGCAGTTGGTTCTGCAGACAGGTGCTCTGGTTCTCAGTGA